The stretch of DNA AGATCGGTCGCGTTCCTTTGCTAGAACGAGATGAAGAGGTTTCAGAAGCCCAAAAAGTTCAGCGTCATATTAATATCATAGAGCAGCGAGCTAAAGCTGCCAAGAAGGGAGATCAAATTTTGCAAGAGTTTGTTGAGCTAATTGATGCTCACGACCGTTTAGTCTCCCAACTAAGCCATCGTCCTTCTTTGAGAAGATGGGCTCAAACTGTGGGCATGGAAATTCCCCTACTCAAAGAACGCTTATCAGTAGGTAAACATCGTTGGGCAGAAGTTGTTAACTGTAGTGTTAAAGAACTAGAAAGAATTCAACGAGATGGTATTCGCGCTAAAGAACACATGATCAAAGCTAATTTACGCTTGGTTGTGTCTGTAGCCAAAAAATATCAAAATCGAGGCTTAGAATTACTCGATCTAATTCAGGAAGGAACTCTTGGTTTAGAACGGGCAGTAGAAAAATTCGATCCCACTAAAGGCTATCGCTTTAGTACTTATGCTTATTGGTGGATTCGTCAAGGAATCACAAGAGCGATCGCAACTCAAAGTCGTACTATTCGTCTTCCAGTCCACATCACTGAAAAACTCAACAAAATCAAAAAAGCTCAACGAAAGATCTCTCAAGAAAAAGGACATACTCCTCGGATTGAAGATCTTGCTCAAGAATTAGATATGACCGCAGGACAAATTAGAGAAGTATTACTGCGTGTACCCCGTTCCGTCTCCTTAGAGATTAAAGTCGGAAAAGAAAAAGATACAGAGTTAGGAGATCTACTAGAAACAGAAAGTGCTTCTCCAGAAGAAACTTTGATGCGAGAATCTTTGCAAAAAGATTTGCAATATCTTTTGTCAGAACTAACTAGCCGTGAACGAGAAGTAATTCAGATGCGTTTTGGTTTTGGTGGCGAAAAACCTTTTTCTTTGGCAGAAATCGGTCGTTGTTTAGAACTGTCTCGCGAAAGAGTCCGCCAAATCGAAGCTAAAGCTTTACAAAAACTTAGACAGCCTAGACGCAGAAACATGATTCGCGATTATCTAGAGTCTCTTAGTTGAATTATGAAGGAAGAAGGTGCAAAATTAACGCTTTCTTCCTTTTTTTATTTAATTAATTCTAATTATTGTTGATTATCTAGAGCTATAGCAACCTAATTATAATTTAGGACTCTTGATAATAATCTCAAGCAACTTAAATCTGTGCCTCAAGTTGATGCTGCTAAAAGCAACAAAAGCATAATAATATTTAAAATACTTGTTAGGTGAGCAGCATTTATAACTAAAGCAATAATGATTAAATATCAAATAAAAATTGGAGTTTTATTAGGGCTAATCTTATCTATACCTTTATCAGCAACCGCAGCAACTGTATTAGAAAATATTCAAAAAACTGGAGTAGTTAAAGTAGCAA from Stanieria cyanosphaera PCC 7437 encodes:
- the sigC gene encoding RNA polymerase sigma factor SigC — protein: MLASSLYVETEEDYSISAYDLELEESNYSSGKLTDDLVELDLENIDLDNGVKRGNRTTTDLVRLYLQEIGRVPLLERDEEVSEAQKVQRHINIIEQRAKAAKKGDQILQEFVELIDAHDRLVSQLSHRPSLRRWAQTVGMEIPLLKERLSVGKHRWAEVVNCSVKELERIQRDGIRAKEHMIKANLRLVVSVAKKYQNRGLELLDLIQEGTLGLERAVEKFDPTKGYRFSTYAYWWIRQGITRAIATQSRTIRLPVHITEKLNKIKKAQRKISQEKGHTPRIEDLAQELDMTAGQIREVLLRVPRSVSLEIKVGKEKDTELGDLLETESASPEETLMRESLQKDLQYLLSELTSREREVIQMRFGFGGEKPFSLAEIGRCLELSRERVRQIEAKALQKLRQPRRRNMIRDYLESLS